In Gammaproteobacteria bacterium, one DNA window encodes the following:
- the nrfD gene encoding NrfD/PsrC family molybdoenzyme membrane anchor subunit — translation MKPTTFREIDGTSKGYYVLLGLLGLILAAGLGSAYYMEHNGHWVTGMNNQIVWGMPHVFAVFLIVAASGALNVASISSVFGKTSYKPLAPLSGLLAIALLIGGLMVLVLDLGRPDRLIVAMTYYNFKSIFAWNMILYNGFLAIVIIYLWTMMQRKMNKYSKVAGFFAFIWRLALTIGTGSIFGFIVARQYYDAAIMAPMFVVMSFSFGLAFMLIVLLATYQWTGREIGSHIVSRLQRLQGLFVAAVLLFVVIFHLTNLYATQHHGVENFILAGDNIYSGLFWVGYLLLGTVFPLIICYAPAFRASIGWTAAAAVMVIAGGLSQMYMIIIGGQAYPMDLFPGKDVSSSFYDGVVASYAPSAPEVALGLGGTAVTFIAVMIAIKVLRFLPLSLANSQTDPHYSAEER, via the coding sequence ATGAAACCAACGACCTTTCGTGAAATTGACGGTACCAGCAAGGGCTACTACGTCCTGTTAGGCCTGTTGGGCCTGATACTCGCTGCAGGCCTGGGCTCCGCCTACTACATGGAACACAACGGCCACTGGGTCACCGGCATGAATAACCAGATCGTCTGGGGCATGCCGCACGTGTTCGCGGTGTTCCTGATTGTCGCCGCCTCTGGCGCACTCAACGTCGCATCCATCTCCTCCGTTTTCGGCAAGACCTCGTACAAACCGCTGGCGCCGCTGTCCGGCCTGCTGGCCATTGCCCTGTTGATCGGCGGCCTGATGGTGCTGGTGCTCGACCTCGGTCGCCCCGACCGCCTGATCGTGGCCATGACCTACTACAACTTCAAGTCCATCTTTGCCTGGAATATGATCCTGTATAACGGTTTCCTGGCCATTGTGATCATCTATCTGTGGACCATGATGCAGCGCAAGATGAACAAATATTCCAAAGTGGCCGGATTTTTTGCCTTTATCTGGCGACTGGCATTGACCATCGGTACCGGCTCCATTTTTGGCTTCATCGTGGCCCGCCAATACTATGATGCCGCGATCATGGCCCCCATGTTTGTGGTCATGTCCTTTTCGTTTGGGCTGGCCTTTATGCTGATCGTCCTGCTGGCCACCTATCAGTGGACCGGCCGCGAGATCGGTAGCCATATCGTCTCCCGCCTGCAACGTCTGCAGGGCCTGTTTGTCGCAGCAGTATTGCTGTTTGTGGTGATCTTTCATCTCACCAACCTCTACGCAACCCAGCATCACGGCGTCGAGAATTTCATTCTCGCGGGCGATAATATTTACAGCGGCCTGTTTTGGGTCGGTTACCTGCTGCTGGGCACCGTGTTTCCATTGATCATCTGTTACGCACCGGCCTTCCGCGCCTCTATCGGCTGGACCGCAGCGGCGGCGGTCATGGTGATCGCTGGCGGCCTGTCACAGATGTACATGATCATCATCGGCGGACAGGCCTACCCCATGGACCTGTTTCCGGGCAAGGATGTCAGCAGCAGTTTCTATGACGGTGTGGTGGCCAGCTATGCACCCAGCGCACCGGAAGTCGCCCTGGGTCTGGGCGGCACCGCAGTAACCTTTATCGCGGTGATGATCGCCATCAAGGTGCTGCGCTTCCTGCCGCTCAGTCTGGCCAATTCCCAGACCGATCCGCACTATTCAGCAGAGGAAAGATAA
- a CDS encoding Hdr-like menaquinol oxidoreductase cytochrome c subunit, translating into MKPYWRPFISLFIFVTLATPALAGAPRPDIPDAIKGEQCVEDTDFMRRNHMDVLLHQRDETMHKGIRTKKHSLKECFTCHVVKDANNTPVSVSNPKHFCRECHDYAAVKVDCFQCHTSVPGGRKATGARL; encoded by the coding sequence TTGAAACCTTACTGGCGTCCTTTTATATCGTTGTTTATTTTCGTCACGCTGGCGACACCGGCTCTGGCCGGTGCGCCACGTCCCGATATCCCTGATGCGATAAAGGGAGAACAGTGCGTGGAAGACACCGACTTTATGCGCAGGAACCACATGGATGTGTTGCTGCATCAGCGTGACGAGACGATGCATAAGGGTATTCGTACCAAAAAGCACAGTCTGAAAGAGTGTTTCACCTGTCACGTGGTAAAAGACGCCAACAACACGCCAGTATCCGTCAGCAACCCAAAACATTTCTGCCGCGAGTGTCATGACTATGCCGCAGTGAAGGTTGACTGTTTCCAGTGCCACACCTCTGTACCGGGTGGGCGCAAGGCAACGGGGGCAAGATTATGA
- a CDS encoding iron-sulfur cluster assembly accessory protein, whose amino-acid sequence MDIISFSPAAIAQIKKNVQEAEHGNLALRIAAQMTADETVHYGIGFDETKEDDVTIDGDGFRVVVSPDCVELLNGAHVDFVEIEEGKHHFIFLNPNDPSYKPPTEIEITE is encoded by the coding sequence ATGGATATTATTAGCTTTTCCCCCGCCGCCATCGCGCAAATAAAAAAGAACGTGCAGGAGGCCGAACATGGCAACCTGGCGCTTCGCATTGCCGCCCAAATGACCGCCGATGAAACCGTGCACTACGGCATCGGTTTCGATGAGACCAAGGAGGATGACGTCACCATTGACGGCGATGGTTTCAGGGTCGTTGTCAGTCCCGACTGCGTTGAACTATTGAATGGCGCACATGTCGATTTTGTTGAGATCGAGGAAGGCAAGCATCACTTCATCTTCCTTAACCCCAATGATCCCAGCTACAAGCCGCCCACCGAGATAGAGATTACCGAGTAG
- a CDS encoding glycosyl transferase family protein, translating to MATEHPFAQYVRILGKGKNGSRPLTQDEAFEAFRMILADEVHPEQLGAFLMLMRVKEETPEELAGFIRAVKQTLVIPPDAPEVHLDWSSYAGKRRHLPWFILSNLLLAQNGINIFMHGASGHTAGRMYTKDVLSALGIAPCTSLQESAERIRATGFAYLDLEYLSPKLHTIIELRPILGLRSPVHTIARMLNPFDAEYVMQGIFHPGYRPMHQEAALLLKQPHLAVIKGDGGEIERDPDTACLVQSVHHGELSDEEWPALYTKRHVKDPELDVQRLRAAWQGDDSDEYGIGAVIGTTAIVLKMMGRAPDIATAEAQARALWEARAKENFGAAA from the coding sequence ATGGCTACTGAACATCCCTTCGCACAATATGTCCGCATCCTCGGCAAAGGCAAAAACGGCTCGCGGCCGCTAACCCAGGACGAGGCCTTCGAGGCCTTCCGCATGATCCTGGCGGATGAGGTGCACCCCGAACAGCTGGGCGCCTTCCTGATGCTGATGCGGGTCAAGGAAGAAACGCCGGAAGAGCTGGCCGGCTTTATCCGTGCGGTGAAGCAGACCCTGGTGATCCCCCCGGATGCGCCGGAGGTCCATCTGGACTGGTCCAGCTATGCCGGCAAGCGTCGCCACCTGCCATGGTTTATCCTCTCCAACCTGCTGCTGGCGCAGAACGGCATCAACATTTTCATGCACGGCGCCAGCGGCCACACCGCCGGGCGCATGTACACCAAGGATGTGCTGAGCGCCCTGGGGATCGCCCCCTGCACCTCGCTGCAGGAATCGGCCGAGCGTATCCGCGCAACGGGTTTTGCCTATCTTGACCTCGAATACCTCAGCCCCAAACTGCACACGATCATCGAACTGCGGCCCATTCTCGGCCTGCGTTCACCCGTGCATACCATCGCCCGCATGCTCAACCCGTTTGACGCCGAGTACGTGATGCAGGGCATCTTCCACCCTGGTTATCGCCCCATGCACCAGGAGGCCGCCCTGCTGCTCAAACAGCCCCACCTGGCGGTCATCAAGGGCGATGGCGGTGAGATCGAGCGCGACCCGGATACCGCCTGCCTGGTACAAAGCGTGCACCATGGCGAACTGTCCGATGAAGAGTGGCCCGCCCTGTACACCAAGCGCCACGTCAAGGATCCCGAGCTGGATGTACAGCGCCTGCGCGCCGCCTGGCAGGGTGACGACAGCGACGAATACGGCATTGGTGCGGTCATCGGCACCACCGCCATCGTCCTGAAAATGATGGGCCGCGCCCCTGACATCGCCACTGCCGAGGCGCAGGCCAGGGCCCTGTGGGAGGCGCGGGCGAAGGAGAATTTCGGCGCCGCCGCCTGA
- a CDS encoding cobyrinate a,c-diamide synthase translates to MSQLFISAAHKSSGKTTLSIGLCAALRQRGLRVQPFKKGPDYIDPMWLTRAAGNACYNLDFHTQSHAEILATVGRYQHSSDISLIEGNKGLYDGLDLDGSNSNAALATLLKSPVILVIDAQGMTRGIAPLILGYQQFEPDINIAGVILNQLGGRRHESKLRAVIEHYTDVPVVGAVQRDPLLNIQQRHLGLIPSNEAQAVEQQIDELARRIAEQVDLDRLQHIARQAPLPELPPAATPPLPTVDIRIGIAQDAAFGFYYPDDLQAFREAGAELIGIDTLHDDSLPAIDGLFIGGGFPETQMQALETNRPLRMAIRDAIESGLPVYAECGGLMYLSRSLRWDDQQCQMVGALDMDIVMHPRPQGRGYVKLKETGDGLWAGGPMAKRATADVGQEGEQAAEAIIHAHEFHYSAPGALAKNTRFAYRVLRGHGVDGESDGIVYRNVLANYSHMRNVQGNPWVKRFVAFVRSQRNK, encoded by the coding sequence ATGTCCCAACTCTTTATCTCCGCCGCGCACAAATCTTCGGGCAAAACCACGCTCAGCATCGGCCTGTGCGCCGCCCTGCGTCAGCGCGGACTGCGGGTCCAGCCCTTCAAAAAGGGCCCCGATTACATCGACCCGATGTGGCTGACGCGCGCGGCCGGCAACGCCTGCTACAACCTGGACTTCCACACCCAGAGCCATGCGGAAATTCTCGCCACCGTGGGCCGCTATCAGCACAGCAGTGATATCAGCCTTATCGAAGGCAACAAGGGCCTCTACGACGGGCTCGATCTCGACGGCAGCAACAGCAACGCCGCCCTCGCCACGCTCCTGAAATCGCCGGTCATTCTGGTGATCGACGCCCAGGGCATGACCCGCGGCATCGCGCCACTGATCCTGGGCTATCAGCAGTTTGAACCCGACATCAACATCGCCGGGGTGATCCTCAACCAATTAGGTGGCCGTCGCCACGAGTCCAAACTCCGCGCCGTGATCGAACACTACACCGACGTACCGGTGGTGGGCGCGGTGCAACGTGACCCCCTGCTCAACATCCAGCAACGGCATCTTGGCCTGATCCCCAGCAACGAGGCGCAGGCGGTGGAACAGCAGATCGATGAGCTGGCCCGGCGGATTGCCGAACAGGTTGACCTCGACCGCCTGCAGCACATCGCCCGGCAGGCGCCGCTGCCGGAGCTCCCACCCGCAGCAACACCGCCGTTGCCGACCGTGGATATCCGTATCGGTATCGCCCAGGATGCCGCCTTTGGTTTTTATTATCCCGACGACCTGCAGGCCTTCCGAGAGGCCGGTGCCGAGCTGATCGGTATTGACACCCTGCACGATGACAGCCTGCCCGCGATCGATGGCCTGTTCATCGGCGGCGGATTTCCCGAGACTCAGATGCAGGCCCTGGAGACCAATCGCCCCCTGCGCATGGCCATCCGTGACGCCATCGAATCCGGCCTGCCGGTGTACGCCGAATGCGGCGGGCTGATGTACCTCTCCCGCAGCCTGCGCTGGGACGACCAGCAGTGCCAAATGGTGGGGGCACTGGACATGGATATTGTCATGCACCCGCGACCGCAGGGCCGGGGATACGTCAAACTGAAAGAGACCGGCGACGGTCTTTGGGCGGGCGGCCCAATGGCAAAGCGGGCGACCGCCGATGTAGGGCAGGAAGGAGAACAGGCGGCCGAGGCCATCATCCACGCCCACGAATTCCATTACTCCGCTCCGGGGGCGCTCGCAAAAAACACACGTTTCGCCTATCGTGTACTGCGGGGACACGGCGTCGATGGTGAATCCGACGGCATTGTGTACCGCAACGTGCTGGCCAATTACAGCCACATGCGCAACGTACAGGGCAACCCATGGGTAAAACGCTTTGTCGCGTTTGTGCGCAGCCAGCGCAATAAATAA
- a CDS encoding 4Fe-4S dicluster domain-containing protein: MSNTPQQQAGEPAEQNQIDSYRRKLLGGGAAIAGAAALGPGVFFTSVARAKPADQAVSSEVRWGFLIDANKCADNCDKCVTACNDEHNLTGFGRPETDAQWIRAVTLRDRKTGHTTKLPMMCQHCAHPPCVDVCPTGASFKRADGIVLVDKHICIGCRYCMMACPYKARSFVHETITNQQEYSPRGKGTVESCTLCVHRVDKGEIPACAEACPEKAILFGNLNDPGSDISQRMATEASTEVRGDLRLDLGVRYQGI; encoded by the coding sequence ATGAGCAATACACCGCAACAACAGGCCGGCGAACCGGCGGAGCAGAATCAGATCGACAGCTATCGCCGTAAACTCCTTGGTGGTGGCGCCGCCATTGCGGGCGCTGCAGCCCTCGGCCCTGGCGTGTTCTTTACCAGCGTGGCACGTGCCAAACCTGCCGACCAGGCGGTCAGCAGTGAGGTGCGCTGGGGTTTCCTGATCGACGCCAACAAGTGTGCCGATAATTGCGACAAATGTGTCACCGCCTGCAATGACGAGCATAACCTCACCGGCTTCGGGCGTCCCGAAACCGATGCCCAGTGGATTCGCGCCGTCACCCTGCGTGACCGGAAAACCGGACACACCACCAAGCTACCGATGATGTGCCAGCACTGTGCGCACCCGCCCTGCGTTGACGTCTGCCCCACCGGCGCCTCCTTCAAGCGGGCCGACGGTATTGTGCTGGTGGACAAGCACATCTGCATTGGTTGCCGCTACTGCATGATGGCCTGCCCCTACAAGGCACGCTCCTTTGTGCACGAAACCATCACCAACCAGCAGGAATATTCGCCGCGCGGCAAGGGTACCGTCGAAAGCTGCACCCTGTGCGTGCACCGTGTGGACAAGGGCGAGATTCCCGCCTGCGCCGAGGCCTGTCCGGAAAAGGCCATTCTGTTCGGGAATCTGAATGATCCCGGCAGCGACATCAGCCAACGCATGGCCACTGAGGCATCCACCGAGGTTCGCGGTGATTTGCGCCTGGATCTGGGCGTGCGTTACCAGGGTATTTAA